DNA from Amycolatopsis sp. DSM 110486:
GTCGACCAGCTGCTCGCGGCCGGCAACTCGAGCCTCGAGCTCATGCACGACACCGTGGTGCAGGCGCTGCTGAGCACCCTGCCGGGCGGTGAGCGCCGCTGGGCCGACGAGCCGCGCATCGCGATGCTGTGCCCGGTGCCCGGCTACGACCGCCACTTCGCGCTCGCCGAGCGCTTCGGCATCGAGCTGATCCAGGTCCCGATGACCGACGACGGCCCGGACATGGACGTGGTCGAGCGCCTCGTGGCCGAGGACGCCGGCATCAAGGGCATCTGGTGCGTGCCCAAGTACTCGAACCCGACCGGCGTCACCTTCTCCGACGAGGTCGCCCGCCGCCTGGCCGCGATGCCCACGGCCGCGCCGGACTTCCGCATCTTCTGGGACAACGCCTACGCCGTGCACCACCTCACGGACAACGAGGTCGAGGTCGCCGACGTCCTGGCGCTGTGCGCCGAGGCCGGCAACGCCGACCGCGCGTTCGTGTTCGGCTCCACCTCGAAGATCACGCTCGCCGGCGCCGGCGTCGGGTTCTTCGGCTCGTCGCCGGCCAACATCGCATGGTGGTCCGGTGTGCTCGCCAAGCGCACGATCGGCCCGGACAAGGTCAACCAGCTGCGCCACGCGATGTTCCTCAAGGACGCCGAGGGCGTGCGCGCCCACATGCGCAAGCACGCGGAGATCATCGCTCCGAAGTTCGCGGCCGTCGACCGCATCCTCACCGAGGAGCTCAGTGACTCGGGGTTGGGCACCTGGACCAAGCCGACCGGCGGGTACTTCATCTCGCTGACCGTGCCCGAGGGCACCGCCAAGGAGATCGTGCGCCTGGCCAAGGAGGCCGGCGTCGCGCTGACCCCGGCCGGGGCTACGCACCCGTACGGCGACGACCCGAAGGACGCGACGATCCGCATCGCGCCGACCTTCCCGGTGCTCGAAGAGGTCGAAGAGGCCGTGCGCGCGCTCGTCGTGTGCTTGCGCCTCGCTGTCGCCCAGACCGCGTGAGCCACCCGTGCCACCGCCGGCCGGTACGGTCGGCGGTGGCACGGACACGGCTCGAGGGGGATTTCGATGCGCGTTCTCATCGCCGGCGGTGGCGTCGCGGGCACGGTCACGGCGATGGCGCTGCAGCGCGCCGGTCACGAGCCCGTGGTCTTCGAGGCATATCCCTCCGGCGGAGCCGACGCCGGTGCGTTCCTCACGGTGATGCACAACGGCATGGACGCGCTGAAGGCGATCGACGCCGACGGCCCTGTGAACGAAGCGTCGTTCGCCACGCTCGGCGTCGAATTGGTCGGGCCGGACGGCACGACGTTGGGCACGCGCGAGTTCGACACCGGTGAGCTCGCCGGGCCGCGCACGCTCACCCGCGCCGCGTTCTACCGCGCGCTGCAGGAAGAAGCCGGCCGCCGCGGGATCACCGTGGAGCACGGCCGCCGCCTCGTCTCCGCTGAACCAGTCTCCGCCGAAACCGGTGCGTCCGGCGTGGTCGCCACGTTCGCCGACGGGTCCACCGCGACCGGCGACGTGCTCGTGGGCGCCGACGGCGTGCGCTCCGAGGCCCGCACCCTCATCGACCCGGACGCCGACCGCCCCCGCTTCACCGGTCTCACCGTGGTCTACGGCTACACCCGCGCCGAGGGCCTGCCTGCCGCACCCGGCATCTACCGCATGATCCGCGGCAGCCGCGCGGCCTTCGGCTTCACCACCGCGCCCGACGGCGCCACCTTCTGGTTCGCCCGCATCCCCGACACCGAACGCCCGCGCGACGAGATCGTCGCCGTCGCGCCGGCCGGCTGGCGCGAGTTCGCCCACGCGGCCTTCGACGGCGACCCGCTGCCGTGCGCCGGCATCGTGGCCGCGACCGGCGACGAGGTCTTCGGCGGCCACTCCTACGACGTGCCCACCACCCGTGTCTGGTCCACCGGCTCCATGGTGCTCGTCGGCGACGCGGCCCACGCGGCTTCGCCGGCCGCCGGGCAGGGCGCGTCGATGGCGCTCGAGGACAGCGTGGTGCTCGCGCTGTGCCTGCGCGACCTGCCGGACGCGCCTTCCGCGTTCGCCGCCTACGAGAAGCTGCGGCGCACCCGCGTGGAGAAACTCGTGGCGGCCAGCGCGGGCCAGGACGTCGGCGAGGAACGCGGGTGGCTGTACCACCACCACATCGACTGGAACGAGCGAATCACAGGCTGATTCGCGAGTGCGCGGCGCCGCCGGTCGATACGATCCGGCGCATGACCCAACCCGCACCTCCCATGCAGTTCCCGATCATGCTGTCCACGATGAACGATCTGCCCGGTTACCGCGTGGTTCGCGTGTTCGGCGAGGTTTTCGGCCTCACTGTGCGCAGCCGCAACATGTTCTCCAACATCGGCGCCGGCTTCAAATCCATGGCGGGCGGTGAGCTCAAGGGCCTGTCGAAGCTGCTGTCCGACTCCCGCTACGAGGCGCTGGGCCGCCTTTCGCAGGAAGCCATGGCGCACGGGGCCAACGCCGTGCTCGCGCTGCGCTTCGACTGCAACGAGATCGCCCAGACCGCCAGCGAGATCGCCGCCTACGGCACGGCCGTGTACGTGGTGCCCGACGGCGCGCCGCAGCAGCCCGGCCAGCAGCAGGCCCAGCACGCTCCGCAGCAGCCGCAGGGCCAGCCCCAGTACCAGCAGCAGCAGGGTTTCCCGCAGAGCTGACCCCCGAGCACCCCACTGCGGCGTTGGTTGCTTCAACGCACCGCGACGGTCTCGACCACTGACCAAGCCCCACCAGCGAGATCGCGCCGGCTTCCGGATTGTGCGGTGCGATCGGCCCCCGGCCGATCCGACCGCACAATCCGGAAGCCGGCTCAAAGGCGATCTCGCACGCCCCGCCGGAGGCGGGGCCAAAGATTCAACGCTTGTAAAGCGCCTCGATGTCCGACGCGTAGTTCTTGTTCACCACGTTGCGCTTGAGCTTTAGCGAGGGCGTGATCTCGCCGTTCGCCTCGGTGAAGTCCTTGGCCAGCACGGTGAACTTCTTGATCGCCTCGGCGTGGGAGACCTGCTTGTTGGCCTCGTCGACCGCCGTCTGGATCTCCTTGAGCAGGTCCTGGTCGGCGGCCAGGTCGGAGACGGTGGCCTGCGCGGGCTTGCCGTGCTGGGTCTTCCAGGACGGGAAGAACTCCTCGTCGATCGTGACCAGCGCGGCGATGAACGGCCGCTGGTCGCCGACCACCATGGCCTGGCTGATCAGCGGTGAGGCCTTCATCGTGTCCTCGAGGCCCGACGGCGCGACGTTCTTGCCGCCGGCCGTCACGATGATCTCCTTCTTGCGGCCGGTGATCTTGAGGAAGCCCTCGTCGTCGAGCTCGCCGAGGTCGCCGGTGTGGAACCAGCCGTCGGTGAGCGACTCGGCGGTCGCGGCGGCGTTGTTGTAGTACGCGCCGAACACGACGCTGCCCTTGAGCAAGATCTCGCCGTCTTCGGCGATGCGCACGGACGTGCCCGCGACGGGCTTGCCGACGGTGCCCACGCGGAACGCCGTCTTGGTGCTGACGGCCGCCGCGGCCGAGGTCTCGGTGAGGCCGTAGCCCTCGAACACCGGCACGCCGATGCCGCGGAAGAAGTGGGCCAGGCGCACGCCCAGCGGGGCGCCGCCGGACACCGCGGCGACACAGCGGCCGCCCAGCGCCGCGCGCAGCTTGCTGTACACGAGCTTGTCGAACACCAGGTGCTTGGCGCGCAGCCCGAACGAGACGCTGCCTTTGTCCGTCGCCTGGCTGTACTCGACCGCGGTGGCCTCGGCGGCGTCGAAGATCTTGCCCTTGCCCTCGCTGTGGGCCTTCTGCTTGGCCGAGTTGTAGACCTTCTCGAACACGCGCGGCACGGCGACCACGAACGTCGGCCGGAACGTGCCGAGGTCCGCGACGAGGTTCTTCACGTCCGGCGTGTGGCCCAGCGTCACGCGGGCCGACAGCGCGGTCACGGCGATCGCGCGGGCCAGGATGTGGGCCAGCGGGAGGAAGCACAGCAGCGAGTTGCCCTGCTCCATGAGCTCGGGGAACGCCTCGATGTCGGCGCGGATCTCGGCCAGCAGGTTGCGGTGCGTCAGCTCGACGCCCTTCGGCCGGCCCGTGGTGCCCGAGGTGTAGACGATCGTGGCCAGCTCGCCCGCGCTGACCTCGCGGCGGCGCGCGTGCAGGTCCTCGTCGGTGACCTCGGCGCCGAGCGCGGTGAGCTCGTCGACCGCGGGGGAAGCGCCTTCGATCTGCCAGGTGTGGCGCAGCGTGGTGAGCCGGTCGCGGATCGCGTCCACGGACCCGTGGTGCGTGTCGGTCTCCACCAGCACGGCCTTGGCGGCCGAGTCGGACAGGATCCAATGCACCTGCTCGGGCGACGACGTCTCGTAGATCGGCACGGTGACGGCACCCGCGGCCCAGATCGCGAAGTCGATCAGCGTCCACTCGTAGCGGGTCTTCGACATCAACGCGACCCGGTCGCCGTGGCCGATGCCGGCGGCGATCAGGCCCTTGGCGACGGCCGCGACCTGGTCGGCGAAGTCCTTGGCCGTCACGTCCAGCCAGGTGCCCTCCACCTGCCGGCGGAAGCTCACGACGTCGGAGAACCGCTCGGCGTTCGCCCAGACGACGTCGGCCAGGTTCTCGTCGTCGGTCACCGGCTTCCCGGCGGGGGCGCTGTATTCGCGCACGTGGACCTCCGTGTTCGACGCGTGCGGGGTTACCCGCCGGTCAACTTAGCTTGCCGTAGACCTTAAGACCACGCCGCGCCGACCCGCCGTACGAGGTCGTGACATTCTGCGCCTGTGAACCCCGGATCACCCGCTCTCGATCTCGTGGACGAGACCTTCATCGTGGTGCCGCCGAGCACGATCGCCGCGGCGTTCGCCGACCCGGGCGCCTGGCGGCGGTATTGGCCGGACCTTTCCCTTCAGGTGTACACCGACCGTGGCGACAAGGGTTTGCGCTGGACCGTGACGGGTGCGCTCGTCGGTACGATGGAGGTCTGGCTGGAACCTGTGCTCGACGGCACCGTGCTGCACTACTTCCTGCGCGCGACGCCCGCCGGCCCCGGCGGTGCGCCGCGGACCCTGACTCCGCGTGAGCTGCGCCGGGAGTTCGACCGGCGGGCCCGCGCGGCGAAGCACCTCGCACTGGAGCTCAAGCACGTCCTCGAGGACGGGCGCGAGCCCGGGATCCCGCCGCGGGCCGAAGACCTTGAGACCACTGACTAGGAGGGTCTTGTGCGGGTTCACGTCGTTTCGGACGTGCACGGCAATGCCGACGCGCTGAAGCGGGCGGGTGAAGGGGCCGACGCGCTGGTCGTGCTCGGCGACCTGCTGGACTTCGTCGACTACCGCGAGCACGACAAGGGCATCATGGGCGCCCTGTTCGGCGCGGACAAGGTGGCGCAGTTCGCGCGCCTGCGCCGCGAGGGCACGCGCGACGAGACCGTGGCCTACTCGCGCACGCTGTGGGCCACGCTCGACGACCCGGCCTCGGCCGTGGACGAGGCCATGCGCGAGCAGTACGCCACGCTCTTCGCCTCGATGACCGCGCCGACCTACGCCACGCCCGGCAACGTCGACTCGCCCGACCTGTGGCCGGAGTTCGTCGGCGACGGCGTGCAGGTGCTCGACGGCGAGGTCACCACCATCGGCGGTCTGCGCTTCGGGTTCGTCGGGGGAGCGGTGCTGCCCGAAGGCGTGGTGCCGCGGCCGCGCAAGGGCGCCGCGTGGCGGCCCTACCTGCGGGCCCGCGAGGAGTTCGACGAGGGCGTGGCCAAGCTGTCGGACGTCGACGTGCTCTGCACGCACATCCCGCCGGCCGTGGCCGAGCTGACCTACGACGTGGTCGCGCGACGCGCCGAGCTGGGCTCGCGGTCGTTGCTGGAGCTCATCCGCGAGCAGCGGCCGCGCTGGTCGCTGTTCGGCCACGTGCACCAGCCGCTGGCCTCTCGGCGGCGGCTCGGTCACACCGAGTGCCGTAACGTGGGTCACTTCAAGGAGACCGGGCAGCCGTACGTGCTGCGCTGGTGACGCGACTCTCCGGCTACGCTTCGTCCCATGGCCGAGCAGTCCACGCAGTCCATCGAGGTCGACGCCGAGCCCCAACGGGTGATGACGGTGATCGCCGACTTCCCCGCGTACCCGGAGTGGGCCAAGGCCGTCCAGGAGGTCGAGGTGCTGGGCACCGACGACGCCGGGCGGGCCAAACAGGTGAAGCTGACCCTGGACGCCGGGCCGATCAAGGACGTCTACACGCTCGAGTACGACTGGGACGCGACCGGGCTCGGCGTGAGCTGGCGCCTGGTCAAGGGCCAGATGCAGAAGGCGCAGAACGGCCGCTACGCACTCGAAGCGCTGCGTGACGGGCGCACGAAGGTCACCTACACGCTCTCGGTGGAGCTGGCGCTGCCGATGATCGGCCTGCTCCGGCGCAAGGCCGAGAAGATGGTGATGGACACCGCGCTCAAGGAGCTGAAGCGACGGGCCGAAGGCTAGGCGACATGCGGATCCTGCTGTTCACCGGCAAGGGGGGTGTCGGGAAGACCACGCTCGCCGCGGCCACCGCCACCGCGCTCGCCGGGCGCGGCAGGAAGACCCTCGTGGTCTCCACCGACCCGGCGCACTCCCTCGGCGACGCGTTCGGCGCGGCGCTGGGCGCGGAACCGTCCGAAGTGGACGTGCGCCGAGACGGCTCACCGGCCGGCCTCTGGGCTGCGCAGGTGGACTCCCGCGCGCTGGCCGACCGGACGTGGCACGAGCTGCGCGACCAGCTGCGGACGCTGCTGGTCGGCGCCGGGCTCGAGACGCTCGACGCCGAGGAGCTGACGGTGCTCCCGGGTGTCGACGAGCTGCTCGCCCTCGGCGAGGTGCAGCGGCTGGCCGGGCACGGGCCGTGGGACACCGTGGTGGTCGACTGCGGTCCGACCGCCGAGACGCTGCGCCTGCTGGCGTTGCCCGAGGCCGTCGCGGGGTACTTGAGCAAGGCCTACGGCGGCCGCGGCCGGGTCGCCGGTTCAGTGCGGCGTCTGGGCGCGCACCTGGACTCGCTGCGCGAGCTGCTCACCGACCCGTCCGTGACCACCGTGCGGCTGGTCCTCACACCGGAGCGCGTGGTCGTCGCGGAAGCCCGCCGCACGCTCACGTCGCTGGCCCTGCGCGGCATCGCCGTCGACGGCCTGATCGCCAACCGCCTCATGCCCGCGCCCGGGTTCTGGCGCGGTTCTGCGGCCACTTGGCTGCGCACGCGGCGCGCCCAGCAGGACACCGTCCTGGCCGAGCTCGCGGCCGCCGGGTTCGGACCGGCGGACCTCGCGCGCGTCGAGCACCGGGCGAGTGAACCGGTGGGCGCCGAGGCGCTCGCCGAGCTGGCCCGCGAGCTCTACGGCACGCGGGATCCCTTGTCCGGCACCGGAAAGCCTGTGACGCCGCTGCTGCAGGTGACGCCGGAGGCCGACGGTTTCCGGCTGCGTGTCGCGATCCCGCTGCAGCGGGAGGCCGACGTGGACCTCGCCCGCGTCGACGACGACCTGGCGATCACCGTGGACGGCTTCCGCAGGCTGATCGCCCTGCCGGAGACGCTGCGGCCGTGCCGGATCACCGGCGCGGAATCCGATGCGGGCGGCCTGGTCATCAGCCTGGCCGGGAACCGGGGTCGCGCGTGAGCGAACAGGACGAGCCCGGGTACGCGGCCGAAGGCCTGCGGCTGGCAGAGGAGATCCGCCTGCTCGTGGAGCTGGTGGTCGAGCGCGCCGCGCCGTGGCTGGAAGGGCTGATGACCGCCGGGCACGGCCGCGACGAGGTCCACGAGCCGTCCCACGACACCGAGCCGGGCGCTGCGGGCACCGCGGGGACTGCGGGGTTTTCGGGGTGCGGCTGGTGCCCGTTGTGTGCGATCGTCGCCGTCGTGCGAGGTGAACGGCCGGAGTTCGCCGCCCGGCTGCTGGAGCAGGCGGCGCAGCTGGTGGCGTTGCTGCGGGCGGTGCTCGCGGACCGCTGGGAGCCCGACGAGGGTGTGCACATGCCGGGCTTTCGGCCCGCGCCCAGACCTGCGCCCAGCCCCGCGGACGACCCGGGAGCCGCCGCCCGGGTGCAGCACATCGCCGTCCGCAAGCGGGAAGACTGGCGGCCGGAGCAGGAGAACTGAGTGCTGACGATAGGGGTGGACGTCGGCGGCACGAGCGTGCGCGCCGGTGTGGTGGACGAGCGGGGATCGCTCCTGGACACCACACGCGTCGGGACACCGAGTGAGGAAAACGCGCTCGAGGACGCCATCGCCGGCGTCGTCGAGGACCTGCGCAACCGCCACGACGTCGCGGCCGTGGGCCTGGCCGTGGCCGGGTTCGTGGCGCGCGACCGCCGGTCGGTGATGTTCGCGCCGCACCTCGCGTGGCGCGACGCGCCGGTGGCCGACCGCATCGAGAAGCGCGTGGGCCTGCCGGTGACGCTGGAGCACGACGTGAACTCGGCCGTGGTCGGCGAGCACCGCTTCGGCGCGGCCCGCGGCGCGCAGGTGGCGGCGCTGGTCGCGCTCGGCACCGGCATCGGCGCCGGGCTGCTGCTCGACGGCGAGATCTACCGCGGCGCCTACGGCGTGGCCCCCGAGCTGGGCCACCTGACCGTGGTGCCGGGCGGACGCGCGTGCCCGTGCGGCAAGTACGGCTGCTGGGAGCGCTACTGCAGCGGCACGGCGCTGGCCGCCACCGCCGTCGAGCTGCTGGCTCGCTACCCGGGCCGCTCCACGGTCCTTTCACGCGAGGTCGCGGGCGACCCGGGTTCGGTCACGGGCCGCCGCGTCGCCGGCGCCGCCCGCGACGGCGACCCCATCGCGTTGCGCGCGATGGCCGAGCTGGCCAAGTGGCTGGGCGAGGGCCTGGCGCTGGTCGCGGACGTGTTCGACCCCGAGATCATCGTGATCGGCGGCGGCGTGTCCGAGTCGGCGCCGCTGTTCCTCGACGAGGCGCGCGAGCACTACGCGGGCGCCATCACGGGCGCGCGGTACCGGCCGCTGGCCCGCATCCGCACGGCTCACCTCGGCGACGACACGGCGATCGTCGGCGCCGCGGCGCTGGCTCTCGACGCGGCCAAGGCGCCGGTCGCCGAAGTCGCCGGCTGACGCTGTCGCCGGCTGACGCTCCCCGGACGCGGAATTGCCCCAGCATCGTCGGGATGCTGGGGCACTTCCACCGCAACGGTCAGAGGCGTTCCAGGAACGCCCGCCACGCCTCCCCGGCGATCAGCAGGGAGCCGCCATCGCGGTCCTTGGAGTCGCGCACACCGGCCTCTTCGGACAGCGTGCGCACCTCGACGCACTCGCCCTGTTGGCCGCTGTACGACGACGTCCGCCAAGCACCTTCGTTCATCCCGTTCGCTCCAACTCATCCGCGATTTTCGCGATAGCGCGCACCGAAGCGACCGCGCCCATCGCGTCACGACGAATCCTGTCCGCCGCTTCCACGTAGTCTTTCACGTCGCGGGTATTGGTCAGCGTTGTTGACGAGCGGTACTGCTCGACATGGACCACCGTCGCCGAATCCGAGCGGATGACGACGAATCCGCCTTCTCTCGCCGGGTGATAGCCCAGCCGGAAGGGCAGAAGCTGAATGGAGATGTGGGGCAACTCGGCCACCTCGCAAAGATCGCGGAGCTGCCTCACCGCCACCTCGGGCGGGCATGCCGGGTACCGGATCGCCTGCTCACCGATGACCGTTTCGAACCGGGTGCTGCCGTCGAGGTACCTCTTCCGCCGAGCCATCCGAAGTTCGAGCTTGCTGTCGAGTTCGGTTTCCGGCATGTCGCCGTCGACCATCATCACGCGGGTGTAGTCGCGGATCTGCAATGGCCCGGGGATCAACGAGGGTTGATAGGCGAAGATGTCATTTGCGACCGATTCGTACTCGGCGACCACGGCGAGGTCCCGGGCGATGCCGGGGATCAGCCAGTTCGGGTCCGTTCCGTCGCGGAAGAGCCGAAGGGCCTGACTGGTCTCCTCGCTCGTGGCGCCGGTGACCGTCAGGGTTCGCTCCAGCTCGGACTGTTCCTCGAAGCCGAGTTCTCCGCGCTCACGGCGCGAGATGTGTGAGTGCGACCGGTTCACCAGTTCCGCGACTTGCGGCTGAGTGAGACCGGCACGCTTGCGAATCCTGCGCAACAGTACGCCGAGTTCGACCTGCCGGGGTGTCGCACGTGTGCTGGGCATGCACAAACCCTATCAGTAAGTGTGCACCCCAATCGGGTGCATGTACCGGTAAAACCTTGCCAGTTGTGCATGCACATAAGAAACTCATCACGAGCAAAGAAATAGCGGTTGATCACCCGGGGAGGGCTTCATGTACGTGTGGCAGCAGGCGGAAGGACAGCGTCACGCGAGAGCGGCCGTGCACTTCGGCTCGCTCGACGCCGGGGCGACGTTCGCCGCCTTGTGCGGTTCGGAGCCGACCGTCGGGGAGAACGACATCCACAGCCCCGGCAAACCCTGGCTCGACCCGACCTGCCCGAGCTGCGACACGGCGTTCCGCCGCGCGCTGGGCATTCCCTCCCCGCGCCCGGACGCCACGCCGCGCGCGGCCGGACTCTCGAAAGCTCGGGGCTGACCCATGACCGCACGACTCCGCGTCGCCGGCGAAGACCCGCGGGACGACCCCGGTGCCGCCGCATGTGACGCCACGAGCAGCTCTCCGGACGCACCACCGACTGGGGACGCCTCGACCCCTGTCGCCACGTCGGGTGGCGGCAGGGCAACCGTGTCCCGGGGCACTCGTGAACCCCGGCCGAGTGCCCCGGGACTCACCACCGGTGACCAGCGCATGCTGCAGGAACTCCTGGACACGGCCGACTCCGTGACCTACGGCCTGTCGATGCGCCTCGCGGGAGTCGTTTGGCGGCTCAGGGAGAACCGGCCGCCGACGAGACTCGAACTGGAAGTCCTCCGCAAGCGCGCGGGCCGGCTGAAGGACAACCTCGACGCCTGCACGGCGTTCGTCGCGGAGCGGTTCGGCGAACGCGGCTGACGATCACAGTCGTCCACCAGGAGGCTGCGTCCGGCGGGCTTCCTGTGGAAGGCTGGCCGGGTGACGCCGATGACCGCCAACCGGTTCGTGCGGTGTTCGTGCGGGCGGCTGCACTGGGGTGCGCACGGCGCGGCCGGGCTGCTCCTGTCCGATCCCGCACGCGGGGTGCTGCTGCAGCGGCGTGCCTGGTGGGTGCACAACGGCAGCACCTGGGCGCTGCCCGGCGGCGCACTGGAGACGGGCGAGACCGTGCGTGAGGCGGCGGCCCGCGAGGCGTGGGAGGAGGCCGACGTGCCGAAGACCGCGTTCCGCGCGCTTTCTGCGTCTGTGCTCGACCACGGGACCTGGCGCTACACCACTGTGCTCGGCGTCGCCGACGGCGCGCTCGACGCGCGCGTGGCCAACCAGGAGAGCTCCGAGCTGCGCTGGGTCGCGCCCGGCGACGTGGCCGAGCTGCCGTTGCACCGCGACTTCGCCGAGTCGTGGCCGGGGCTGAGGGAACAGCTCGGCCGCGAGCTCGTGCTGGTCGTCGACGGCGCCAACGTCGTCGGCTCGCGTCCCGACGGCTGGTGGCGCGACCGTCGCGGCGCCGCCGAGCGCCTGCGGGACCGGCTGGCGCTGCTGGCCGAGCGGGGGATCGCCGACGCCGTCGCGGGGCTCGGCGCCGGGCCGACGTGGGAGTGGTGGCCGCGCGTGGTCCTCGTCGTCGAAGGCCAGGCGCGCGGGGTCGAACCGGTGCCCGGCGTCGAGATCGCGACGGCTCCGGCCGACGGTGATTCCCACATCGTCGAGGTCACCGCCCAGGCCCGCCCGGGCGAGCACGTCGTGGTGGTCACGGCCGACCGCGAGCTGCGGTCCCGGGTCACCGCGCTGGGCGCGTCGATCATGGGTCCGGGCACGCTGCTGCGCGAGCTGGACGCCGGTTAGCGCGCGATCCCGTC
Protein-coding regions in this window:
- a CDS encoding aminotransferase class I/II-fold pyridoxal phosphate-dependent enzyme yields the protein MTTAPVDVDTARRDYAALVERGLSLDITRGKPSPRQLDLSADLLTLPNGEYKAEDGTDTRNYGGLKGLTELRRIFAGALQVPVDQLLAAGNSSLELMHDTVVQALLSTLPGGERRWADEPRIAMLCPVPGYDRHFALAERFGIELIQVPMTDDGPDMDVVERLVAEDAGIKGIWCVPKYSNPTGVTFSDEVARRLAAMPTAAPDFRIFWDNAYAVHHLTDNEVEVADVLALCAEAGNADRAFVFGSTSKITLAGAGVGFFGSSPANIAWWSGVLAKRTIGPDKVNQLRHAMFLKDAEGVRAHMRKHAEIIAPKFAAVDRILTEELSDSGLGTWTKPTGGYFISLTVPEGTAKEIVRLAKEAGVALTPAGATHPYGDDPKDATIRIAPTFPVLEEVEEAVRALVVCLRLAVAQTA
- a CDS encoding NAD(P)/FAD-dependent oxidoreductase, which gives rise to MRVLIAGGGVAGTVTAMALQRAGHEPVVFEAYPSGGADAGAFLTVMHNGMDALKAIDADGPVNEASFATLGVELVGPDGTTLGTREFDTGELAGPRTLTRAAFYRALQEEAGRRGITVEHGRRLVSAEPVSAETGASGVVATFADGSTATGDVLVGADGVRSEARTLIDPDADRPRFTGLTVVYGYTRAEGLPAAPGIYRMIRGSRAAFGFTTAPDGATFWFARIPDTERPRDEIVAVAPAGWREFAHAAFDGDPLPCAGIVAATGDEVFGGHSYDVPTTRVWSTGSMVLVGDAAHAASPAAGQGASMALEDSVVLALCLRDLPDAPSAFAAYEKLRRTRVEKLVAASAGQDVGEERGWLYHHHIDWNERITG
- a CDS encoding YbjQ family protein; the encoded protein is MTQPAPPMQFPIMLSTMNDLPGYRVVRVFGEVFGLTVRSRNMFSNIGAGFKSMAGGELKGLSKLLSDSRYEALGRLSQEAMAHGANAVLALRFDCNEIAQTASEIAAYGTAVYVVPDGAPQQPGQQQAQHAPQQPQGQPQYQQQQGFPQS
- a CDS encoding long-chain fatty acid--CoA ligase, which gives rise to MREYSAPAGKPVTDDENLADVVWANAERFSDVVSFRRQVEGTWLDVTAKDFADQVAAVAKGLIAAGIGHGDRVALMSKTRYEWTLIDFAIWAAGAVTVPIYETSSPEQVHWILSDSAAKAVLVETDTHHGSVDAIRDRLTTLRHTWQIEGASPAVDELTALGAEVTDEDLHARRREVSAGELATIVYTSGTTGRPKGVELTHRNLLAEIRADIEAFPELMEQGNSLLCFLPLAHILARAIAVTALSARVTLGHTPDVKNLVADLGTFRPTFVVAVPRVFEKVYNSAKQKAHSEGKGKIFDAAEATAVEYSQATDKGSVSFGLRAKHLVFDKLVYSKLRAALGGRCVAAVSGGAPLGVRLAHFFRGIGVPVFEGYGLTETSAAAAVSTKTAFRVGTVGKPVAGTSVRIAEDGEILLKGSVVFGAYYNNAAATAESLTDGWFHTGDLGELDDEGFLKITGRKKEIIVTAGGKNVAPSGLEDTMKASPLISQAMVVGDQRPFIAALVTIDEEFFPSWKTQHGKPAQATVSDLAADQDLLKEIQTAVDEANKQVSHAEAIKKFTVLAKDFTEANGEITPSLKLKRNVVNKNYASDIEALYKR
- a CDS encoding polyketide cyclase / dehydrase and lipid transport, whose protein sequence is MNPGSPALDLVDETFIVVPPSTIAAAFADPGAWRRYWPDLSLQVYTDRGDKGLRWTVTGALVGTMEVWLEPVLDGTVLHYFLRATPAGPGGAPRTLTPRELRREFDRRARAAKHLALELKHVLEDGREPGIPPRAEDLETTD
- a CDS encoding metallophosphoesterase; the protein is MRVHVVSDVHGNADALKRAGEGADALVVLGDLLDFVDYREHDKGIMGALFGADKVAQFARLRREGTRDETVAYSRTLWATLDDPASAVDEAMREQYATLFASMTAPTYATPGNVDSPDLWPEFVGDGVQVLDGEVTTIGGLRFGFVGGAVLPEGVVPRPRKGAAWRPYLRAREEFDEGVAKLSDVDVLCTHIPPAVAELTYDVVARRAELGSRSLLELIREQRPRWSLFGHVHQPLASRRRLGHTECRNVGHFKETGQPYVLRW
- a CDS encoding SRPBCC family protein; amino-acid sequence: MAEQSTQSIEVDAEPQRVMTVIADFPAYPEWAKAVQEVEVLGTDDAGRAKQVKLTLDAGPIKDVYTLEYDWDATGLGVSWRLVKGQMQKAQNGRYALEALRDGRTKVTYTLSVELALPMIGLLRRKAEKMVMDTALKELKRRAEG
- a CDS encoding ArsA family ATPase: MRILLFTGKGGVGKTTLAAATATALAGRGRKTLVVSTDPAHSLGDAFGAALGAEPSEVDVRRDGSPAGLWAAQVDSRALADRTWHELRDQLRTLLVGAGLETLDAEELTVLPGVDELLALGEVQRLAGHGPWDTVVVDCGPTAETLRLLALPEAVAGYLSKAYGGRGRVAGSVRRLGAHLDSLRELLTDPSVTTVRLVLTPERVVVAEARRTLTSLALRGIAVDGLIANRLMPAPGFWRGSAATWLRTRRAQQDTVLAELAAAGFGPADLARVEHRASEPVGAEALAELARELYGTRDPLSGTGKPVTPLLQVTPEADGFRLRVAIPLQREADVDLARVDDDLAITVDGFRRLIALPETLRPCRITGAESDAGGLVISLAGNRGRA
- a CDS encoding ROK family protein yields the protein MDVGGTSVRAGVVDERGSLLDTTRVGTPSEENALEDAIAGVVEDLRNRHDVAAVGLAVAGFVARDRRSVMFAPHLAWRDAPVADRIEKRVGLPVTLEHDVNSAVVGEHRFGAARGAQVAALVALGTGIGAGLLLDGEIYRGAYGVAPELGHLTVVPGGRACPCGKYGCWERYCSGTALAATAVELLARYPGRSTVLSREVAGDPGSVTGRRVAGAARDGDPIALRAMAELAKWLGEGLALVADVFDPEIIVIGGGVSESAPLFLDEAREHYAGAITGARYRPLARIRTAHLGDDTAIVGAAALALDAAKAPVAEVAG
- a CDS encoding DUF397 domain-containing protein, with the protein product MNEGAWRTSSYSGQQGECVEVRTLSEEAGVRDSKDRDGGSLLIAGEAWRAFLERL
- a CDS encoding helix-turn-helix transcriptional regulator, which produces MPSTRATPRQVELGVLLRRIRKRAGLTQPQVAELVNRSHSHISRRERGELGFEEQSELERTLTVTGATSEETSQALRLFRDGTDPNWLIPGIARDLAVVAEYESVANDIFAYQPSLIPGPLQIRDYTRVMMVDGDMPETELDSKLELRMARRKRYLDGSTRFETVIGEQAIRYPACPPEVAVRQLRDLCEVAELPHISIQLLPFRLGYHPAREGGFVVIRSDSATVVHVEQYRSSTTLTNTRDVKDYVEAADRIRRDAMGAVASVRAIAKIADELERTG
- a CDS encoding zinc finger protein, which codes for MYVWQQAEGQRHARAAVHFGSLDAGATFAALCGSEPTVGENDIHSPGKPWLDPTCPSCDTAFRRALGIPSPRPDATPRAAGLSKARG